GTAAAGGTAGTCTTCTAGATACTGTAAGTATTAACTAGTGCTCTAGCCTTCCACTTGATCTTGCTGCCacatatttttcacattttaccAAGCAACATAATTTCGGCTGAAAAGGATACAATCTTATGCAAGGTGGATATCTGATTGGCTATAGAATTGCCCTAATTTACATTGTTTAAGGCCTGAATTTGTATACATTTTCGCCTGAAATAACCTTACCAAAACATGTTTTGAAGTGCCTTAATACCAAATATGTAGGCTTTCAATGGCAAAAACTCAGTGAATGAATTCAATAGCCAACAAAAACCACTATATAAACAATATCTAATACAATGAGAGACAAATAGCTCAATCTTTCCACAAAATTGACATCAATTGAGGTCTCTTTTCTTTTCACCTGGAAGAGATAGCGCTAAAGGAAACTATTCTGTTTCTTGTCGATAACAAATACAGTAGAAGAATGCTGCTTATTTTGTTGCTCTTGTTCTGACTAAAACAGTCCTTTTGCCCTCCCAAAGGTACATTATACAAAGCCAAGCATGAAAGCTATCCCAAATCTAAATAAAACAGAAATTAGGACCTAAGACCATCTTAAAAGGTTcaagtaaagaaaaagaacccAAAGAGGTtaggggaaaaaagaaataatcatACCCCCAAAGAAAATGTAGATAGTGATGAGCTCCGAAATGTAACAAAGCCCGCAAGTAGTTCATCAGAATAAAGATCAGACCAGAACACGAAGTATAATGACATAACTGTAATAAAAATGGCATGGAAAGTAGATATAGACCTGCAACAACAGTAAAGacagatataaaaattatagaataatgtaagataaataaatttgaactaAGTGGAAATATTTACACACCGGTTATTCCACTCATTACGTTGGACTTTTGAAAGGCTGGAAAAGCTCTTAAAATGAACTGCACTGATCAACTGAGTAAGATCATAGACCTGGAAAAGAGAGAATTCTAAGAGGAAACaaaggaataaaaatataaaaataaaatgtaaaaagagcctcaaaacttgttttaaaaagaaaagaaaaaaataatgggaGGAAAACCTAAAGAACtaagatttgattttatatgcAGCAAATGTAAATAATAGCTCTAATTGGACTAATTTATGTGCACCTATTATACTGGAACCATTAAAAGGAATGATGAGAACATACCATCTTGCAAGCAACAAGACCACCGATAATCGAAGCATAGGGTATAAAATAATCTGCTAGCACATATTCCTTAAGAAGAGCTCCAGCCTGATTCTGGTAAGATTTGATCTCCATAGCTGCTGTTTTGGAAGGCAGCATTACATCTTACTAACAAGCCAACATTGCAAACAAGAAGCCCTAGTTGTTGCCTAACTTTCTGTATCCTCTTATTATCTCTGTccttccttttctctttgtgAATGAATAAGGAAGAATATACAAAAGGAAATGACATAAGCAATTAAGGTGAGATAAATCTCAAACTTGCTATTTTTGAAGTGATTGTACTCAACAGCCCAGTGCAGTAaccaaaatcaatattttatcagaaacaagaggctattattttgattttatacaATTTAAGGTAAAGGATAGAACATTACATCATTGTTTTTCACCcaagatcaaaagaaaaaaaaaaaaaagagagagaaagagagagaacaaAGACTAAATGAGATGCAGAACAATCGACTCTTTTACATCTCTGAAAGGCTATGCTATTAAAAAAGCTAAATAATGTGAAAAGCAAACCCTAAAAAAGAATAGTCATTTTCAATAATAGACACATTTCAATCTCAAAAGACTGGTAAAGACCTAGAGAATATGGTCCATCTACAACACCAAAACCAAGCTTGTATATAGGCATTCCTTTTACAGGAGTAAGTAGAATTTAAATGCTCAGTGCTACATCAGGGGCTGAACTATCTGAGGATCAGAATGGGGCCATGAGAtccataaaattttgaaaaattcttaGACAAGCTCCTCCAGTTGGTATAACTGCatttagaactttttttttttcccaaacaaaTATACAGTTGGAGCACTCTGTTAAGCAGATTCATCTTCTGGCAGGACCACCACCATCTCCAAGCCTCTGACAATTCTCGCTTTTAGGATACACAATTTTTGTATTTGTCATGTTTCCTCCTCCTCCCTTTCCTGTAAATGGTGGAAAAGAAGGTCCTTTCCTCTATGTATTTCCCATTTTGCTCAAACTCATTCATATACACAATTCtcggtttttttttcttttgatgtgCCTATTGTTTTGAGTGAATTCACATAGTCATTTTCTGATCATACAAATTCGATCTAAAGGGTAAAGCCTCAACAGCTCAAGGGCAGTGAAGCTAGGGGAACAATATATTCTGTTTACAATgattcttattatatatattcttcCTGTAAAAGAAGTTCCACGGCTTGCTCATTACATCAATTATTTATCTTCTGAAACTTAAAGTCCACAAAATGGTGAATGCATTGGTCCAATAACGATACTCAACAATTATAAGTCTCAACTGATGAAATCAGCCTTAGCATATTATATAACAACCACCCATGGCATGCATATCAACTTCATAATAATAGTAAAACTATTTCATGTTTATAATAAATAGAGTACTCCCCCATGTCTCCCTTTTTTCTCCTTCAGTTGAGAAAAGATACTTGGAATTTAATATGTCTTGAGAGTTTTGTTACAATTATTGACAAAAGGTACTGGAGCTTTCCATAGTTTCTTTCAGCCAATGCATGATAGAACAAATTTAAAGTATGTAATCACATCATAAGCAACATTATCCCTATATCTATAGTAAAGCATCATTCAGTAGAGCTCAACAAGTTCATCAAACACCCTGATCATTGTGAGTCACTGTATGCTTACAAGAAGTGTCAATGATATGATTGACAATGGAAATCAAGTTTAAAAAGAATAGCCAAACATGATTACATTTCTAAGATACTGTGACAATGCTAAATGTAGTTGGTGCATAAGGGTAACTATTCAGACATAAATCCTACCATTTCAATCTCTGCATATATAGCTAATCATTCACCCAAACACAGAAtattgagattttattttgatttccaTACTATGCTGTGTTATAAGACAGCACCAAGCtatatttttcaccaataagAAATCATTTCCAGACCCCGGAAAACATTTTGATTGGTCAAAATTGATTCATGTCAGAGAAGCATTACcaagaaaaagcaaaagcatTCACCACAGACTATAATCAAATTGTGTGTGAGAGAGATGCTGAATTGGTATGATTTTGTTAAGATGTTAATTTTTCTTGTtacttttctttccctttcactAAAATTTCAAGGCAGTATAATCCCCAAAAGAATTAGAAATTTTCGTATCAGTATCTTGTAAGGAAACATAATTATCATTATCAAAACCTTTATAATTAGATCAAGTGGAAAGTTAGAGCACTAGTTAAGATTGTTATGCTGTTAATGAAgaatacatatataaaactGCTCATTTCATTGTGCAGATGCAGCATCTACCCCTTATATTGCTATTATCACGGTGATGCTCCATTCACAATCTCTTGGTGCATAATTTTCCCCAACTACTAGTCTACACCGTTGCTGAAAATACTCAAGGAAAAGAAGCACTTCATTTATTAAGCACATGGATAGCAGACAAAGGAAGCGGAGAAGCCATGTTCCATCAAGATTTGAAGCGGTAAAATATTTGATAGCCCTTTAACCTACTTTTAAAACTATTACTCTTGAGGCTTAACTTTGGAATTGTGacatatttgtaatatattttccttctttcatgTTGTAGGTTAAGTTACCAAAATCCCGCTGCTCGGGAAAGAAATTCCTATCAATCATGGATACCCTCCCAATGGATAAGAAGAATGCCATCAGTGATATGGGATTCGGAGGCTTGCTGCAGCTTGGTTGTAAAGAATTGCGTTATGAGCTAATAACGTGGATAGTGGCCAGCTACGACATTGGCTACCACCGCTTATGCATGGATACAAGAGTTGCTGTCCCAGTCACGCCTAAAGATGTTAGAGAGGTGCTAGGCATCCCGGACGATGGCGTTGACATTCTCATCTACAATAGGCGTGGCACACCCAACCGCACATACGACATCAAAATATTGGAAGCTAATTTGCGTGATCTACCAGTTGGCGAAGAATTCATGAAATCCTTCCTCATTTTCGCATGTGCCACTATCCTTGCCCCCAACTCAAAACAAGAAGGTATGCATGACTTGTGGGACACGGTTTGGGATAGTGAAGTGGGGTGCGCAAAAATTGGGCCAAGTTTGTTCTCCAATATGTCGAGGATGGGATAAGGGACTATCGTACAAGCCACCCGACATACATTAGAGGTTGTGTCTTGTTTCTTCAGGTATTCATTTCTCAACCTCTCCACATTAATGTCATATGCGTCTACcaaaataatttcttcttttgttaaTCTTGTAATAGCTTCTCTAACCAACTTATATTTGGTTCCCACTTCACAGCTTTTCTATATCAGCAAGTTCTCTATGCCGGCTTTCCAAGTTGAAGTCCGCAGTCCACTTTCGGCTGCATGGACAGATGAGCAAGTCAAGAGGCGCTTGGCTGCCGAAATACACACCTATGGCAATTATGGCCATGTCCAGGTATGCTAAAATTCAGCCCTCCAAAAACGTAGTTGGGTGTTATCATTAATTTATGTTTCAAAGTAATCATCAATGTTTGTTTGATGTATGGGCAGGTCATACAGGAAAGCAAACCTTCTGCACAAAATGATGGACATCCATATGAGGCGGGTTCCTCACACTCTGATGACCCAACTGAGGTACGCCATGGCACTACGACTTTATGACTTTACAAACAAACTTGAGCACCATCCTCATTCTAGTTGATCGTACTAATTGATATTCTTTCTCCCTAACACTAGACCATTGAAGCTCGACTGAGTCAGAATTCTGAACATCTTATGAGCCTTGCTTCATCTGTGGCACAAGACATTGCCACACTACGTGCAAGGTCCAGTGGAGGACAAAGTGGGTGTGCACTCACCCCACCACAAGAAGCTGTGaatgtagaaagaaagaaagacgaGGGAAGCACCGGTGTGCATCCTTgtagtgatgaaatgatgagAAAAGGATCCGGTGCCGCAAGCACTCATTCTGGCCAGCAAAGAGTCACCGATGCAGCAGTAGATGATGGCCCATGTATTGACCACGACACATTCCCACCTTCACAAAAGAGTGCTGAATTGCAATCACTTAAAGGGGTGCAAATTGGAGTTCAAGAAGGCTGTGGCAGCAAAGAGCCTACTCCTACCCCTAGGCGGAGAGTTAAACACACAGCGAAAGGCTTGTTAAGCCAGCCGCCATTTGCAAATCCCCTTTCGTCTCGCAATGTGTTCaactatttcctaaaatcaGCCAACAAGAAAGGTTGGTTGCGGATTATGCGTTGTCAGAAGACGGTGAGCCAAGGTACTTCACATGAATTCACCATTTATTGTTAAAGTTGACATTATTGTTAATGTTTATGGCTATTGACTTAACACATTTTTGACAATGCAGCGAGATCTTGTGCGATATGCATGGCACATATATAACACGGGATGAGCTTTCTTCGCTCAATGGAGGCCGTTGGGTAAATAGTTCGGTATGTCTCAAAGAATTCTATTATGCCTTGGTTGTTATATAAGATGCacattattatgttttatggtCATTTACATGTGTACATTTTCAGGTTATCGGACTGGTCTGCCGAATGATGAATGCAGAACAAGATGTACCACCGCGCGGACACTATTTCGATCCATCATTCTCCGTGAGGCCTTAATCATAATTCTTTAATGcgtttatctattattttaaattggagACTATGTGGTGAGCTGTAAGAACAAATGGACAGGTGGTGCTAGCCAGCCTTACGCCAAAGGCCAAAAAGCATGAAATCAAAGAGCGGTGTCGGATGTTCCTTCATGCTGAATTTGTGGGCCATGATTTCTCTAGTTGTGATATGGTACGTCAAACCTAGTACAATGGCATCAAGGTCAAAGtctttgtttcatttaattatcatattataGTGCTCTACTAACTTATTAATGGCAATGTCATGAATATGTGTGTAGCTATTTTTTCCCGTCTGCGACAACAACCATTGGCACGTGCACGTGGTCAATATTCCAGCTTCAAGGGTTGAAATCTTATCTTCGTTGCCTTTAAGAAGGGGTAACGTGATAAGTGCCGTATCGAGACGCTTGTCTGATGCAATTGATCAAGCATTCCATGCTCATGGCATGCTCAGGCGAGTGGAGGTCTCAAAATTCCAGCATGTGCAACCCCAAATTGTGCAACAACTAAATGGGTAGATTACTTTAACCGTTATTATTTGACGTATCATTAAATATGCGGTACTGATGTATTTGTCTTTTATGCTTGATGTATGCATATGATTGGTGTAATGCAATTGGTGGTGTAGATATGATTGTGGCATGTTCGCAATCAAGTACATGGAACATTGGAATGGGGCGACACTAGCACATTCAATTGCGGAGGTAAGTGCAACCAATACTTTAGAAATtggtttatttgaatttttaccaAACCAGCATATGATTTTCGTGTGTGTTGTGCAGGACAAGATGCACTTATATCGACTGAGGCTGGTCGTTACTTTGGTTACTAATGCGGCAAATAATGCTAGAGATAAGGTCTTGAAGGCGTGTCGAATTTGATTAATAGAGGCCACCTTGGACAGGCAAGGTCAATGATGGAACCGTACTTGCATGAGAGTGGGGCTGGTGGTGCTGGGAGTGCATAATCAGAAGGTGGCGccctctatttttttctctgttatttgtttatcttgaaaatttatatttgaggGAATTACCTTTCCAATCATAATAAAGATTCAGTGTTTCCTCCTAttgaaaaaagataataataataatacaaataaaaataaagacaaagaCAAGACCATAATCTTTCTTTCATCTGTAACAGGGACACCTAGGTTAATAGGATGCATGTCATGTAAATCAAGTGGAAAAGGTCCCACTCAACCAGTTGGGAAGTGGCTTTGTTGACTGCAGTTGgttttcttccccatttctgAATTTAAATAGACATACAACAAATACATGCCAATTGAAACAGAATTAAGTCATAAtttcttttgtgaaaaaaattaagattttgatttcatttgtgaaaaagattaagactttgattttatttgtgaaaaagatcaagacattgattttatttatttattttcttttattgtttttttcagGAGATGTAATGATGAGCTTATTCTTGAATGAGCTCTATGGATTCCAATTACTCGTACTGTCTTGGTGATTTCGTGTTTAGGTTGGAAAGGAACCAGCTTGTTGATCAAGCTGATGGACagaatttcaataataatgcaATTGCAGAAATGGGTATGGGCAAAGAAACTCCCCTTAAATGTGAGACTTGCAGTAAAGATCAGAACGAGTACTctgataaatattattcatcCCATATTGGCAATGTAGTGGGCTTCAAAGATGGTGGTGTCAAGGTGAAATGGGCTACTGGTCTTACAACCCAGGTATGAACTCTAGTCTCTCATTGTTCTATTTGAATATTACGTGCCACTAGTTACATAAGTTGACTGGGGCTTTTGGATGAGTTTGAACTGGTAGTAGCTAAGTGTAATCCACATTATTTCTAGTGGTCTATGCTACCATTTAGTTctcactttttatatttatgtgaaaattgTTACTTTGGCGAAGAAAATGTGGGAAGGGTGGGTTAAAAGTGTGAAGTTTATTTTCATTCTGCACCAAATTCCTGTTTTAAAAAAGGTAATAACTGCTGCTTTCCAAACTAGTTGAGATTGATATATCACGCTACCAACTTCTGCCACTTATGGAAGCCATCCTGTAATTGATTGTACATTCTGCTTTCACATATAACTGAAGAGTGTTCATCATGGCATCTTGCTGAATGCATTGTTGGAATGACCTTGCCCCAGGTTGCTCCTAATGAAATCTTTCGAATAGATAAATTTGAAGGTTCATCTACAACTCCCGAAGAAAACATTGAGGAATTGAATCATGAGTTGATTGAGGACGACAATCAATCTTCCCCAGGGAAAGAAAAGGTAAATCCAAGTTTCTATCCATTCCATTAATCATAAGTCTCTGTATATGTCAGGACTTCACTATTGAGAGAGGGTACCTCAGTTTCCCCTGGAATGCTTGATTTGATACCTGATGAATTAATTATagggaaaataaagaataattgaaattttagaaCTGCAAGTCCAAACTCTAGCtgataatttccaaaattccatatCTCATATCTTCTCCAATATAACAGAACATAGAGCAATTATTGAACTGGGGTAAATTCCTTAAGGCAGAACTTGTTTTGAAATTCAGCGAGTGatatattatttgtattattgaCATCTGGTTTGGTAAATATTGAAGAAATCCTTCGATGTCCAGGATGTGTCAGATCTCAATATTGTTGATAAAGATTGCAAAAAGTACCCATGGTAGTCTACTTCCTCCCTCCTTCCTCGAGCGGCTATTGGCTTTTTCTTGAGCATTGCAGCAAGTCTATTTGGTTCACCCTGATTCCACATTACTGTCAGGCCAATTGTCATCCAGCCACTGTTCAGAAGATGAAAATGACACTGGGACTCATCTGAAAGGAGTATTAAACTCTTGCAATCCTTGCACTGAGGAGCAACATATTGTAGTAGATGACTTACAGGCATCTGGAGAGACAAGCAtaaaggaggaaatcaaagaGATTGGTGGAAATAAAGATCTTCCATTTTCATCAGGCAGCAAGAATCCAGAACAGTTTAGTCAGTTTGATATGGTTTGTGATTGTTCAGACCACCACTTTGTTGATAGTGCTGGCAAGGGATTGGCATTGACTCAGGTCAGAAACACTCCTCATTTCTCTTTAAAGTTATACCAGTTGATGCATGCAGATAGTGAGGTTAATTCTTTATCTCCCTTTTCAGGTTAAAAAAGGTTGGTTGAAGAAGGTTCAGCAAGAATGGAGCATGCTTGAGAAAAATCTTCCTGGTTAGCACTTTATTCTATTGACTTTAGTGGTTTAGTGCTATTTATGCTATGAAGCATTTTATATGTGGATATAATTTGAGTTCCTTGGACCTGTTAATTGGAGTAGTTTaaacataaatagaaaaaatgaagaggGGTTTCTCGGAGCATAAATGGAGTTTATTATCATTGGGTTGGAAAATGGTGGTAGAGTCCATTATTGCAAAGGGAAACAAATGTTGGGATAAATGAacaattgtttataaaaattccATGACAGTCGATTGTGTTATGTTTTTGAGAGTTCAACAAATTTATGAACTCAGATTCATAAATTTGGTGATATTTTTTGTTGTGAGTTGTAGTAGAAggccctcattttttttaatgtgatatCATTTGTGGAATAGTAGAAGGTGATCcaatttattttcctaaaacTAATGGTGTGACAGCTGACAGTGATAAAGAATACAATTGAGaagtattttctttcaataGATCCTTATAATGTTCAATTGAATGTGAAATTGAAATGAGAGTATGAACTAATAGCAGTTAGAAAGGTTAATTCATGTGAAGAAGATTCTCACTACCCTGGTTCGCAGGCTGTTATTAATTAGACCTTTTGTAATTTTAACAGAAACAATCTATGTCCGCATCTATGAGGAAATGATGGATCTCCTGCGGGCAGCCATTGTTGGCCCATCTGCAACTCCATATCATGAtgggctttttctttttttgatattttcctCCCTCCAGAGTATCCTCATGAACCACCTGTAAGTTATTTCATTTGGGTCTCCAGTTTGTGTATTGAAAGACGTATATACGTGATGTGTTGCTGATTTGGATAACCCATTTGAGAGTGGAGGaaatattttcctttcaaaatccTTGTTCTTCTATGCAGTCGAgtgtatttctaatttttcagCAACCTTCTTTGAGATGGGGTCTTCCCCTTACTGAAAAATTTGCTCTCTTTTATTCTGTGTACCTGGATGCTCTTGCACACATCCATGCACAAGTTTATCTTGCATCTGATTAAATCTTGCGCGGTTTTTCTGAACCTAAAATCTTATGCAGTTGGTACACTACATTTCTGGTGGGCTGCGTGTCAATCCTAACTTGTATGAATCTGGAAAGGTGTGCCTCAGTCTTCTCAATACATGGACAGGCACAGGCACAGAAGTATGGAATCTAGGGAGCTCCACCATTCTCCAAGTTCTTCTGTCCCTCCAGGCCCTTGTGCTTAACGATACAAATAAAACTTacgttatttattattatttttttttcttaattgcaGGCGACAATTGGAAACAAGATGGTTGACAACCATAAAGACATGAGATATGATTGACAATTCGGAATAGTGGCTGCTGGAGAAAGGGATGTGATCATAAGACATTCTCATCATGACTCAGACTTTATAATATAACtgtttctattttgattttagtttgTAAATGTAGGCATGCCCAGACTGAAGCCTCTAAAAACTATATAGCtattttttggtttaccatTTTTACTTTGGGCACCCATTGCATACTTCCGATATGTTTGGATTGTGACCCCCTTTCTGTTAGGTGCTTTTAGATTAATTTACCACtgactataaaaaatacattgGTATATGAAATTTACGTTCAGCTAAAGAGGTTACTCCATGACCTCTTTGCAGGTGCGTAGTTCTAAGAGAGCCATGAAATATGAGAAACTATTGGCtaggttgaagaaattgattcCTATTCTGCCTACTATTTGGCCAAGCTAATTCTGCTATATGAGAGGTGAAGCTGAAATTGTTAAGTAAGATATGGTGAATTCTATTTTGTGTCCATCATCATGAATAACACCTATTGAATATCTGCATACTTCTGATATTGAATTTGTAATGGACAGTATCTCTTTGATTCTTTGAAGACATCTACAGACTGGTCCATCTTATGCCAAATCCATCCACTGTGAGCctattatatgcttctcttgaaaGTTCTAAAATCGTCTTATACAAGTCTAATGTTAATGGATTTGCTTTAGTCCTGGAAGTAGTAGTTGGTTAACTAGTGAAACTTGCACATGCTATGCTTAGAAACATCTTTTGAAGTTTTGTTGATATTCCATCACTGGGGGCTCAGTTTTGATGTCTCATCCTCACTTCAAAGGCAAACAGTCATTGCAACCTTGTATGCTAagactaaaattttattttgtccaCTGGTTACTTTTGGTCTAATGTTGCTTCATATTGAACTTATTGACGTTTGAATTGTAGGAAGAAAACTGTTGTGGTCTCTTTGTGGAATGATCATGCTACTAATGTAGGGCAGGAATTGTTGGATAATGCTGATTAATTTCCAATTGTTGCAATTAAATCTCTCAAAGTTGGAGACTTCCAAGGTAATTCCCCTTGTTTTCTTGAATTTGGTATTATTATggcaattctaaaaaacatgAGAATGATAAGAAGTCCTCTTTGTAATGTTCTCTTCATATCTTGTTTTAGTTGTATAACTGTCAACTTGAGTGAAAGTATTGTACTGGTAAATCCAGATAAAcgcaaataaaaaaagttgatatCCTGGTAAGGAATCATCCAGTGACCTATTTACCTTGTTAGTTCTTGTAGTTAGTGTTTCTGACCATATGTTCTTGTTCACAGGTATGATTCTGAATGTAAAGGAGCTTCAATGGCTTCTATTGGGTCTGATATCAGTCCTTCATCTAAGGCTGGAGT
The Vitis riparia cultivar Riparia Gloire de Montpellier isolate 1030 unplaced genomic scaffold, EGFV_Vit.rip_1.0 scaffold727_pilon_pilon, whole genome shotgun sequence genome window above contains:
- the LOC117910380 gene encoding uncharacterized protein LOC117910380, which encodes MLPSKTAAMEIKSYQNQAGALLKEYVLADYFIPYASIIGGLVACKMVYDLTQLISAVHFKSFSSLSKVQRNEWNNRSISTFHAIFITVMSLYFVFWSDLYSDELLAGFVTFRSSSLSTFSLGV
- the LOC117910392 gene encoding probable ubiquitin-conjugating enzyme E2 24, yielding MGMGKETPLKCETCSKDQNEYSDKYYSSHIGNVVGFKDGGVKVKWATGLTTQVAPNEIFRIDKFEGSSTTPEENIEELNHELIEDDNQSSPGKEKDVSDLNIVDKDCKKYPW